Within the Emticicia oligotrophica DSM 17448 genome, the region GCACAAAAGCTATTTGAGCTCAAATTTGATAGCGTAATACTTGGTTGAACCTCTAAGCCAAATTTACCATTTTCAGTAAAATAATTAGTATATAAATCTACTGAACCCCCACGCCCGTCTTCTACTTCTTTATTACAGCCATATAGCACAATCACGCCACCATTTTTAGGGTGAAGCATGAGTCTATAATCACTGTAAAATGTATAATCTTTGATTGCAACACCATCTTCCCCAAACTTTGGATTGCCATTGGCATCGAAGTGCTGAACGGTTAGGTCATACCCAATATCTTTAGGTTTCAGCCAAAGCGTATAAACGCCATCTTTACCATCAGAAATCAGTTTATTTGGCAAAAAATAAGCTTTATCCGAACGAGGTGTAAAAACTTCATTTTTCCAAATAATATTGCCATTGGCATTAATTTTAGCTTTCTGAAAAGGTCTTGATTTATCACCAGTTTCTATCCAAGTGGCAAAACCACCACCATCACTTGTTGGTATAATCTGTACATCAAAAGTTGAATTTGACCCTAAATTTACTCCACTTATTCCCCATAAGTTTTTTCCGTCTTTATTTATTTTATGAACGAAAACTGTTCTTTTGTCTTCACCCGAAATTGTTCTTCCCACAATGGCGTTGCCATCAGTATCAACCTTAAACATATCAATTCGAGATTTGCCGTTGAAAGGATTAGGTAATGCTGCTGTGAGTGGAAGGATTTCCTTATTACTGGTATCGAATGTTTGGAAAGAATAATCAGCATTAGGGTCTCGAACGAGGGCTAAGAACTTACTGTTTTTTTCATCGTAAATTACTTTTGTTTCCAAACCTTTGGCTTGCAACAATTTCGTTTCCTCCTCAATAACCGCACCTGAATAATTGAGTTTTTTTGTGTAAACTACATTATCATTGGTAGTTCGATTAAAATTATTGAAGGTTATTAGTAATTTATCATTTTTCAAATCATTCAACTCCAGTACTCCGTCATTAGCATCATCGCTTGTAAGTTCTTGTTCGGTTACTTTCACCCCATCAGCTGCCCATTGTGCTTTCCCTTCACTAGAAACATATTGTGCATATAAATTTCGGCGGTCGGTCTTATTTACATCAATACATCTATGCCAAAGAATATACGCTCCACCTTTGCCATCAGGTTTAATGAGTTTTGGGGTATAAATAAAAGTAGATTTATCTAAAATACGGCCAATTCTTAAACCATCTTTTGTCCATTGTGGAGTTCCTTTGGCATCTAGCTTCTGAGCATACAAATCAATCAAGTTATCACGATAATCCGCCCATACATAAAAGCTATTGGCATTATCATCTATTGAATATAAAACAGCATACTGAAAATCAGGGGCAGCACTAACTACAGTCGGAGTTGACGTGTTAGATTTCCACTGAGTATATCCCATTTCAACGGAGCATATGAACAGTAAGCTTACAAGAAAATATTTCATGATTTTGGGTATGGATATAAAGGAAGAGTTTTTATGAAAGAACCCTAATGCGACTTGATATAAGTACAAATTTACGTTCTTATCTTGAAATCAACTAATTAGAGATAAAATAATTCATAAGTTATTGCTTTTATCAAAACAAATCTATAATTTTGCAGCCCCAAAATACCACCCTCGTAGCGTAGCCCGTTTGTTCGAGGGAGCTATCAAGTTAGGGAAGTTAACTGTTCCGGAGTTGGCTAAGTGTTGTTTCAGCACCCCATAACTTTCTGAAAAAGGTCATCGAAAAGCAGCCGTAATCGTTGGGAATGAAAGCTGAAAATAGTTGACAAATGCTTTTTTCAAATCGCCAGTAAAATGGCGTATCGAACATTTAAAATAAATAAAAACAGTGAAGCATTTAAGTTACAAGACAGTTGCGGCAAACAGCCAAACTGTAAATAAAGAATGGGTAGTTGTTGATGCTACCGACAAAGTATTGGGCCGCTTGTGTAGCCAAATCGCGAATATTATTCGTGGTAAGAACAAAACAAACTATACTCCTCATGTAGATTGTGGTGACAACGTGATTGTTATCAATGCTGAGAAAATCCGTTTGACTGGTAAGAAAATGACTGACAAAGTTTATATCCGTCACACAGGTCATCCAGGTGGACAGCGTTTCGCAACTCCACGTGAAATTTTGGCTAAAGATGGCCGTCGTGTAGTTGAAATGGCTGTAAAAGGTATGTTGCCGAAAGGTCGTTTAGGACGTCGTTTATATACAAATCTTTATGTATATGCAGGTTCTGAGCACCCACACGCCGCTCAATCACCAAAAACAATCGAATTGGCTTAATTGATAAATT harbors:
- a CDS encoding T9SS type A sorting domain-containing protein, giving the protein MKYFLVSLLFICSVEMGYTQWKSNTSTPTVVSAAPDFQYAVLYSIDDNANSFYVWADYRDNLIDLYAQKLDAKGTPQWTKDGLRIGRILDKSTFIYTPKLIKPDGKGGAYILWHRCIDVNKTDRRNLYAQYVSSEGKAQWAADGVKVTEQELTSDDANDGVLELNDLKNDKLLITFNNFNRTTNDNVVYTKKLNYSGAVIEEETKLLQAKGLETKVIYDEKNSKFLALVRDPNADYSFQTFDTSNKEILPLTAALPNPFNGKSRIDMFKVDTDGNAIVGRTISGEDKRTVFVHKINKDGKNLWGISGVNLGSNSTFDVQIIPTSDGGGFATWIETGDKSRPFQKAKINANGNIIWKNEVFTPRSDKAYFLPNKLISDGKDGVYTLWLKPKDIGYDLTVQHFDANGNPKFGEDGVAIKDYTFYSDYRLMLHPKNGGVIVLYGCNKEVEDGRGGSVDLYTNYFTENGKFGLEVQPSITLSNLSSNSFCAGQSFTVAFTTADANFNLDNNFRILLSDKTGSFDKAIEIGRDPRRSVNVKTAQDLESGTYKVKVVSTSPIIESTNTLDITVGQTPPPVIAADKLSICAGGNEKVTLTSSSCKDGVLKWSNSSTGTTIAISPVDNTTYTATCAVAGCKESSISNALLIQAIKLAVTASNSGPYFEGELLKLSSNATSGTAPLKYEWSGPNGFAANIQNPSILNIGINATGTYTVKVTDANNCFGTAQTEIKVSAILANEPLSKALVNVFPNPVAEQLNVSFELQPNKALNITILDSRGRIVEQRKINALGGIQQEKFDIRNLVGGQYFLKINTSEQEVVKKIIISQ
- the rplM gene encoding 50S ribosomal protein L13 — encoded protein: MKHLSYKTVAANSQTVNKEWVVVDATDKVLGRLCSQIANIIRGKNKTNYTPHVDCGDNVIVINAEKIRLTGKKMTDKVYIRHTGHPGGQRFATPREILAKDGRRVVEMAVKGMLPKGRLGRRLYTNLYVYAGSEHPHAAQSPKTIELA